A region of Paenibacillus sp. JNUCC-31 DNA encodes the following proteins:
- a CDS encoding alpha/beta hydrolase family protein — protein sequence MNNWKKLLLSLSFVCLILPVTSISAAAEEPAGSENLVPIREIAEQNGAEVSWQQKTGQITIRKNELTIVVKVGEKQAMVNGQVVPINKPVQLTKGVAFMDAGFLTEALKAAPEDIFISLISEGNGKEAAKYVHPSVSGVLSPTLLSQLWAALEGQNGKITNKAIAKHVENNTVHRNVTYTFKTELTRLNITVRMNHNGLVDDLYIAAATPDVYQKPSYDNPSAYTEQDITVGQGDLALPGTLTLPKGEGPFPVVILVHGSGPNNQDSAIGGAKPFRDLAVGLASQGVAVLRYDKVTYEHTYKVASQPKFTLKQESVDQVTDAVELLKKNTQIDSTAIYVAGHSQGGFALPLIIAEDKQHDIAGSILLAAPSSSFVDVLTEQQDELVDRMKQLGLDTEIIKGQADFYKNVAAIVKDPKYSVDHLPEAFPLQPAYWWFEQRDYVPAELAKTQNTPMLIIQGENDVQVSMNQFQNWKSALQDHSNVTYNSYPKVNHLLSSYDGLSIGQEYAEPSNVSKAIIDDIAKWVLKSN from the coding sequence ATGAACAATTGGAAAAAGCTGTTACTTTCTCTTAGTTTCGTATGTCTCATCCTGCCAGTGACATCGATCTCAGCAGCTGCTGAAGAACCCGCTGGCAGTGAAAATCTAGTTCCTATTCGTGAGATTGCAGAACAGAATGGGGCAGAGGTATCTTGGCAACAAAAAACAGGACAAATCACGATACGAAAAAATGAACTTACTATTGTAGTTAAGGTAGGGGAGAAACAGGCGATGGTGAATGGGCAAGTTGTACCCATAAACAAACCTGTTCAGCTAACGAAAGGAGTTGCCTTTATGGATGCGGGATTTCTTACCGAGGCATTGAAGGCAGCACCTGAGGATATATTCATTTCACTTATAAGTGAAGGCAATGGCAAGGAAGCTGCGAAGTATGTTCATCCCTCTGTGAGTGGAGTGTTGTCACCCACGTTGTTGAGTCAGTTATGGGCAGCATTAGAAGGTCAAAATGGTAAAATTACTAATAAAGCCATAGCTAAACACGTAGAAAATAACACAGTGCATCGCAATGTCACCTACACTTTTAAGACAGAGCTTACTCGTTTAAATATTACGGTCAGAATGAATCATAACGGGTTAGTGGATGACTTGTATATTGCCGCTGCTACACCAGATGTGTATCAAAAACCGAGCTACGACAACCCATCTGCCTATACAGAACAAGACATTACGGTTGGTCAGGGTGATTTAGCTTTACCAGGGACATTAACCTTGCCGAAGGGAGAGGGACCTTTCCCAGTCGTAATTCTAGTACATGGATCTGGACCCAACAATCAAGATTCTGCCATTGGTGGTGCAAAGCCATTTCGCGATCTTGCGGTAGGCTTAGCTTCACAAGGAGTTGCGGTATTAAGATACGATAAGGTCACATATGAGCATACCTATAAGGTCGCTTCACAGCCTAAATTCACATTAAAACAAGAAAGTGTGGATCAGGTAACCGATGCAGTAGAACTACTTAAAAAGAATACACAGATTGATTCTACAGCGATTTATGTAGCTGGACATAGTCAAGGCGGGTTTGCATTACCGTTGATCATTGCTGAGGATAAACAACATGATATTGCAGGAAGTATTCTACTTGCTGCACCAAGTAGTAGCTTTGTGGATGTGCTTACCGAGCAGCAGGACGAATTGGTAGATCGGATGAAGCAGCTTGGTTTAGACACGGAGATCATTAAAGGACAAGCGGATTTTTATAAAAATGTTGCTGCCATAGTTAAAGATCCTAAATATTCTGTAGATCATCTTCCTGAGGCGTTTCCACTTCAACCTGCTTATTGGTGGTTTGAGCAGAGAGATTATGTGCCTGCGGAACTGGCTAAAACACAAAATACTCCTATGCTTATTATACAAGGCGAAAATGATGTGCAAGTGTCTATGAATCAATTCCAAAACTGGAAATCGGCTCTTCAAGATCATTCCAATGTAACGTACAATAGCTATCCAAAGGTAAATCATCTTTTATCTAGCTATGATGGACTTTCGATTGGTCAAGAGTACGCTGAGCCGTCTAATGTCTCCAAAGCCATTATCGATGATATTGCGAAGTGGGTATTAAAATCAAACTAA
- a CDS encoding DUF1648 domain-containing protein has protein sequence MKKIKGALPTVEAPQRVNIDTTFRQNKLTYSNYWFLIHMAIIVAIAIISILNYKSLPNIIPIKYDLQGNVTSSMPKTYLSVLAINLVQLGIIALLMLVNWSIKTSKQQLTTANSAQFAAKNIQFRRKWSLFTLITGLLITILFAFIQMNMFVPNLVLLTAISFIIPAVIVLGAVWLSLTGRQGGGEIRNHQEDRERSKEQPVNEDDYWKLGFIYFNPNDPSLTVEKRYGIGWTINFARPLSWVLFLFIIAIVVISIILSQ, from the coding sequence ATGAAAAAGATAAAGGGAGCACTTCCAACTGTAGAAGCACCTCAAAGGGTTAACATTGATACCACCTTCCGCCAAAATAAACTCACCTATTCCAACTATTGGTTTCTAATTCACATGGCTATTATTGTAGCTATTGCAATCATTTCGATCCTGAATTATAAGTCACTACCTAACATCATTCCAATCAAATATGATCTTCAGGGCAATGTCACTTCCAGTATGCCTAAAACCTACCTTTCGGTACTGGCTATTAATCTTGTACAGCTAGGAATCATTGCACTTCTGATGTTGGTTAACTGGAGCATTAAAACAAGCAAACAACAGCTTACCACGGCCAATTCTGCCCAATTTGCTGCTAAAAATATTCAATTCCGCCGTAAATGGTCCCTATTTACATTAATAACAGGGTTGCTTATTACCATTTTATTTGCCTTCATTCAGATGAATATGTTCGTCCCTAATCTGGTCTTGTTAACAGCTATTAGCTTCATCATTCCTGCGGTGATCGTTTTAGGCGCTGTATGGCTGTCTCTCACAGGCAGACAAGGCGGTGGGGAAATTCGTAATCATCAAGAGGATCGCGAACGATCTAAGGAACAGCCCGTGAATGAAGATGATTATTGGAAGCTAGGCTTTATTTACTTCAATCCCAATGATCCTTCTCTTACCGTAGAAAAACGTTATGGCATAGGCTGGACGATTAACTTCGCTCGCCCATTATCTTGGGTCTTGTTCTTATTCATCATTGCTATTGTGGTTATAAGCATAATCCTGAGCCAATAA